The Humulus lupulus chromosome 3, drHumLupu1.1, whole genome shotgun sequence genome window below encodes:
- the LOC133821774 gene encoding uncharacterized protein LOC133821774, which yields MDKEWMSADRMSVEYIKGVDEFLKFSLDHAKDPNYICCPCSKCGNMKKMTATIIKEHLYFHGIDKSYKIWYWHGEELHVTPDPPMMNEDQNYRQLDREDNLDEMIDDAYYESEVDPVKFENLLNDAEKPIYSGCTKFSKLSALLRLYNIKAKNGWSDKSFTELLVFFLKFIA from the coding sequence ATGGACAAAGAATGGATGTCAGCTGATAGGATGTCAGtagaatatataaaaggggtcgatgagtttcttaaatttagtttggatcatgccaaagatccaaactatatttgttgtccttgtagtaagtgtggaaatatgaaaaagatgactgcCACAATAATAAAAGAGCACTTATATTTCCACgggatagacaaaagttataaaatatggtattggcatggTGAAGAGCTTCATGTTACTCCGGACCCTCCTATGATGAATGAAGATCAGAATTATAGGCAATTGGATCGTGAGGATaatttagatgaaatgattgatgatgcataTTATGAATCAGAAGTAGATCCCGTTAAGTTTGAAAATCTTCTTAATGACGCTGAAAAGCCGATTTACTCTGGTTGCACTAAATTTTCAAAGTTGTCAGCCCTTCTTAGATTGTACAATATAAAAGCCAAAAATGGATGGAGTGATAAGAGTTTCACGgaattgttagttttt